The Actinoplanes sp. N902-109 genomic interval TGGCACCTCGGCCCGGCCGACGCGCCCGAGCCGCTGGTGATCGGCTTCGACGTGATCCGGGTCGACGCCGCGGGCAAGATCGTCACCGTGTTCGGCTTCCTGGACCGGGTGCCGCAGGGCTGATCAGCCCGCCGGGTGGTCAACCGCTCCCGCGGGCCGGGCCGTCACCCCCGACGCGGCACCGGTCCGCGGGGCCTGCCGAGGAGCCCCATGACCCAGACGACCGACGTTCCGCTTCCCCCCTCGACCGCGGCCGGCATCGGTGCCCGGCTCGACCGGCTCCCGGTCATCGGCGCCCACCGGGCGATGACCGCGCTGATCGGTGCAGGCCTGTTCTTCGACTATTTCGACAGCAACCTCTCCGGCACCGTGTCGAAGGTGCTGCAGCTGGAGTTCGGTGTCACCGGGACGACGCTCTCGCTGTTCCTCGCCTCCGGCTTCATCGGGCAGTTCGCCGGCTCGATCCTGTTCGGCCGCTGGTCCGACCTGCTGGGCCGGCGTCGCGCCTTTCTGGTCAACATGCTCGTCTACTCGGTGTTCACCCTGGCCGGGGCGTTCGCGCCAAGCGCCGGCTGGCTGATCGCCCTGCGGTTTCTGGCCGGCGTGGGCATCGGCGCCGAGCAGACCCTCGCCGACTGCTTCCTGACCGAGGTGCTGCCCGCCCGGCGCCGCGGCCGGCTCATCGCCTGGGCCTACACCCTGGCGTTCTGCGGTGTGCCGGCGGTGGGGTTCGCCGCGCTGCGGCTGGTCCCGCACGAGTACCTCGGCCTGGCCGGGTGGCGCTGGGTCTTCCTGCTCGGCGCGCTGGGCACGGTGCCGGTGTGGGTGCTGCGGCGCCGGCTCATCGAGTCCCCGCGCTGGCTGGCCGCGCGAGGCCGGCATGCCGAGGCCGACCGGCTGGTGCGAGGCTGGGAGGCCGCCGCCGGCGTCGCGTCGCCCCCGCCCGACCCGGACCCGCCCGGCGCCGGAACCGCCGATGCGGGGGCCCCCGGCTTCCGGGCGTTGTTCCAGCGCCGCTACGCCCGGCGCACCGTCGTGTTGTGGACGTTCTGCTTCCTGTCCGTTGTCGCGTACTACGGGTTCGGGACGCTGGCCCCGCAAGTACTCGCGGCCAAGGGCGTGGACGTGGTGCACGGCCTGGCCTTCACGGCACTGTCGTTCCTGGGGTACCCGATCGGCTCGCTGCTGGCCGTCCCGATCATCGACCGGGTCGAGCGGCGCACGCTGATCTGCCTGTCGGCGGCGCTCATGGCGGTGAGCGGCCTGGTGTTCGGGGCCGCCACGGGCGCGGCGGCGGTGGTGGCCGCCGGTCTGTGCTACACCCTGCTCAGCAACGTCTTCTCGACGGCTTCGCACGTCTATCTGGCCGAGCAGTACCCGACGCGGTTCCGCACCACGGCGGCCGGTGCCGCGTACTCGTTGTCCCGGCTCGGGGCCGCGGTCCTGCCGTTCGCGCTGCTGCCGGTGCTGCAGCACGCCGGTGCCGGCGCGATGTTCGGGGTCGTCGCCGCGGCGACCGCCGTGCTGGTGCTGACCGTGCTGCTGCTGGGGGAGCGGACCACGGGGGTGCCGGCCGACGCCCCGCGCTGACCGAACGGCCCGGCCGGATGCTGTCGGCATCCCGCCGGGCCGCTGCCCGTCCCGCTCGTCACGCCGCGGTGAACGCGATCAGATCCTCGGTCAGCCGCGCCGCATGCGTGAAGACCATGCCGTGCGAGCCCTTCTCGTACGGCACCAGCCGCGCATCGCCCAGCAGCTCGGCCGTCCGCGCCCCGCACAGTTCGAACGGCGCGAACGGATCGGCGTCACCATGGACGACCAGCGCCGGCACGTCGACCGCGGCCAGGTCGGCATGCTGGTCCGTGGTGAACAGCGTGCGGTACACCTCGGTGGTCGCCCGCAGCGACGCCTGCATCGCCGCCGCCTCGATGGCAGCGACCGCGGCCGGCGACAGCGGCACGTCCGCGGCGGAGGCCTGGGCGCCCACGAAGAACGGCCCGGCGATGTCATGGGTGAAACCGGCCCGGTCGGCCTGGATGCCGGCCAGCATCTGGTGCAGGACCGCCGCGTCGACCCCGTCCGGGTTGGTCCCGGTGCGCAGCAGCAGCGGGGTGGTCGTGGCGAGCAGGGCGATCCGGGCGACCCGGCGGGAACCGTGCCGCGCCAGATAGCGGACGATCTCGCCGGCGCCGAGCGCGCAGCCCACCAGGGTGACGCCGGTCAGGTCGAGGTGGTCCAGCACCGCGGCCAGGTCGTCGGCGAGGGTGTCGTAGTCGTAGCCGTTCCACGGCTGGTCGGACCGGCCGTGCCCGCGCCGGTCGTAGGCGACGCACCGCCGGCCGGCGGTGGTGAGCCCGGCCATGGGCACCTCCCACATGACCGAGCTCATGCTGGCCGAGCTGAGCAGCACCACGGCCGGTCCGGTGCCGCCGTCCTGATAGAACAACGTGGTGCCGTCGGTGGTGTCGAGATAGGGCATGGTCGCCTCCGAGGGTCGCCGGTCACCACGTGACGGGCAGGGTGGTGATGCCGTGAAAGACGGTGCCGCGCCGGAACAGCGGCGCCGGGTCGTCGGTTGCCAGGGCCAGCCGGGGGAACCGGGTGAACAGTGTGCGCAGCGCGATCTCCATCTCGAGGGTGGCGAGGGGCGCACCCTGGCAGCGGTGCGGGCCGATGCCCCACTGCAGGTGCTCGCTGGTGTCGCGGTGCACGTCGATCCGGCCGGGACAGGGGAACACGGCAGGGTCGTGGTTGCCGGCCGGGATCGAGATGACCACCGGCTCGCCCTTGGCGATGCGCACCCCGCTGAGCTCGATGTCCTCGACGGCCAGGCGCAGGATCGCGTCCTGGGAGATGGACCAGTAGCGCATCGCCTCCTCGACGTACCGCGGGACGAGCTCGTCGGGGTCGGCCAGGACGGTTGCGCGCAGTTCGGCGTCGAGCAGCAGGCTCAGCACGTTCAGGGCGATCTGGTTGGTGGTGGTCTCGTGCCCGGCGACCAGCACGAGCCGGGCCACGCCCACCAGCTCGTCGAGCGTGATGGCGCCGGTGGCCAGATGGTCGCGGGCCAGCGCGCTGATCAGGTCGTCGCCGGGCTCGGCCAGCTTGCGCCGGGCGAGCTCGCCGAGGTATCCGGTGATCCGCTGATAGGCGGCGAACGCGGCGGCCGGGTCCTCCTGGGAGATGGTGATCCGGGTGTGCTCCACGAAGAACGGCGAGTCCTCGTCAGGCACGCCGAGCAACCGGGCGACCACCAGGGTGGGCAGTTTGCGGGAGAAGACCTCGTGCAGGTCAGCCGGCCGGTCGCGGGTCGCGAGATCGTCGAGCAGCTGATCGGTGAGCTGCTGGATGTCGGCGCGCATGCCGCGCACCCGGCGGGCGGTGAAGTTGCTGGCGATCATGCCGCGCAGCCGGCCGTGCTCCGGGTCGTCCATCCGCAGGAAGGAACTCGGCCGGTGCTCCTGCGGCACCTGGATACGCAGCGGTGCGCCGGGCAGGGTCTCGTCGGCGCTCAGCCGCGGGTCCATCAGGGCCTGGCGTACGTCGGCGTGCCGGGTCACCAGCCAGGCGATCTGTTCGTCCACGGTGCCCGCGGGCAGCCGTACGCGGCAGGGCGGTTGCTCGCGCAACTCGTCGAGCAGCGGCGGCACAGTGCCGGAGCTGGGCCGGCTGAACGGCCAGTCGAGAATGTGGTCGACGGACTCGGTGGTCATCGGCTTCCTTTCGACGGTGCGGGGAAACGGATGCCCTTATGATTCCGGACGGCGCTGACACCTCACTGATAGCAAGCGGGCCCCGGCGCAATGCCGGAGCCCGCTCGTACCACGGAATTCAGCCGCGCAGGCCGACGTATCTGCCCATGTTTTCGGCGGCGTAGTCGAAGAACGCCGCAGGATCGGCGGCGAACCCGTTGACGTGGCCGTAGACCGCGAAGCTGATGGCGCCCAGCAGTTGGGTCCAGACGACCAGCAAGCGGGCGATGACGTCGTCGGGAACGCCCGCTATCATTCCGCTGCCCAGCATTTGTACATTGCGTTGCATGCCGGCCGAGAATTGCACGCCGGGATCGCTTTGCAGCTGGTTGAGCGAGTCGGCGGCGCGCACCACCGCGATGAGGGTCAGCGCCGTGCGGGCACCGGCGATCATCGTCTCGGGTGGCGCGCTGTACTCCGGCAGCGGCGGGCCCCAGATGAGCTTGTACTCCTCCGGGTGCGCCTGGGCCCAGGCGCGGGCCGCCCGGCAGATGGCTACCCACCGTTGCAGCGGCGCGGCGTCCTGCCCGCACGCCTTGCGGTCGCTCTCCTCGGCGGCCTGGCCCATGGCGTTGTAGGCGTCCAGGATCATCGCGGTCAGCAGGCCGGACCGGTCGCCGAAGTGCTCGTGCAGGTCCTCGGCCGGCACGCCGGCGTCGGCGGCGATCGCGGGCAGGTCGAGTCCGGCCGGTCCGTGACCGGCGATGCGGCGCAGGGCCGCCGTCTTGATCCGCTCGGCCGGGGTGATGGCGATGTTGTTGTGTCCCATGGGTCTCAATCGGTGGTGGTGGCGGTGTGGTGGCGGGGCATGAACTGGATGAGCAGCCCGATGGCGACGGTGAAGCCGGCCAGCCAGACCAGGCTGTTCAAGAAGGCCGGGCTGACATCGGCGGGCGCCGTGGACGTGCCGAGCGAGTTGTAGAAGACCACGCCGACCACCGCCACCCCGATCGCACCGCCGACCTGCTGCGAGGTGGTCAGGACGCCGGAGGCCGAGCCGGCGTACTGCGGGTCGATGTCGGCCAGCACGGTGTTGGTCAGCGGGGCCAGCACGAAGCCCATACCCGCGCCGGAGAGCAGGAACGCGGGCAGCAGCGCGAGCTGGTTGCCGCCGACGCCGATGGAGTGCACCGTCTCCCAGGTCAGCACGAGGCCCACCGCCATCACGACCGCGCCGAGCGTCAGCACGTGGCGGCCGAGGCGGCGGGCGAGCGGCTCGGCCGCCAGCGAGGCACCGAAGTAGCCGATCGCGATGGGCGTGAAGATCAGCCCGGACTCGAGCGCGCTCATGCCCCGCCCGTCCTGCAGGTAGATCGCCAGGAACAGGAAGAACGAGCCCATCGTCATGTTGAACAGCACGGTGGCCACCAGGCCGATGCTGAAGGCGCGCATGCCGAACAGCCGCACGTCGACCAGGGGCGCGCCGCCGGTACGCAGGGAGCGTCGCTGGTGCGCCGCGAACACCGCGAGCAGCAGCACACCGTCGGCCAGCAGGAACCAGGTCCACCACGGCCAGCCCCGCTCGCGCCCCTCGACCAGCGGCAGCACGACGGCCACCAGGCTGAGCGTGACCAGTGCGGTGCCGAGCACGTCGAGCTTGGGCCGGCCGTGGGCGCGGGACTCCGGGATGAAGCGCAGCGCGAGCACCAGGGTCACCACCCCGATGGGTACGTTGAGCAGGTAGCAGCTGCGCCAGCCCAGGCCGAACAGGTCGGCCTGGATCAGCAGGCCGCCCAGCAGCTGACCGCAGACCGAGGCCAGGCCGAGCGTCATCGCGTAAGCGGTGAACGCGCGGGCCCGTCGCTCGCCGGTGAACACCACGCCGAGGATGGCCAGCCCCTGCGGCATCACCAGGGCGGCGGACAGGCCTTGCGCGACCCGGGCACCGACCAGCACGCCGGCGGTGGGGGCCGCACCGCAGACCGTGGAGGCAATCACGAAGAGCGCGAGCCCGAGCAGGAACATGCGTTTGCGGCCGTACAGGTCGCCGAGCCGGCCGCAGAGGATCAGCACGACGGCAAGCGAGAGCCAGTAACCACCGATGACGTATTGGATCTGCGCCGGGGTCGCATCGAGCTCGCGCTGGGTGGACGGGATCGCAACGTTCACGATGAAGAAGTCGAGCGCGATCATGAATGTCGCCGCCAGGATGACGGGCATCGTGATCCAGCGCGCGGCGGGGCCGGTGTCCTGGGGTGGTGATGTGCCGGGTGTGGCGGTGCGCGTCGCGCTTTCCGCGGTGTCGGTCACGGTGGCTCCCTCGTCACGATGGGTCATGGATCGGCCCCATCCTGTCCGCCGTGCGGCCCCGTGTCGATTACGTCGGAGGTAAGGGGATCCGCCCGATTCATGACTGTCGGCCGGTGCTGGCGATACCCGTCCCGCGTGTGCGTAGCGTGATAATGAAATGGCTGGTCATGATCGTCGCGCCGGGCGCCGGCATGATCGCCCGCTCGTCGTGGAACTGCGGTTTCAGGCGGTTCGGCAATGCCCGTCGATGATGTTGGCCGGGGGCCCCAGTGCGGCGATATAACTATCGGTGTTGAGGGCCATCGGCATTTCTGCGGGCTACGTGGCAGGTAATGGACGGCCATCGAAGCAGTGTGATATCAAGGTTGTATCGAGTGACGATAGTCAATTTGTGAAATCGTCGCAGCTGCACCACCAGGCACGGACGGCGGAAAGCTGATCTTTGGTGAATGACTTGTCAAATGTGAACGCCAGGACGCCTGAGGTCGACGCCGACCAGGACAAGAAAAACGACGAAGGACGGTTATGTACTTCTGGATTCTTGGCCAGATGGGTATGGAAAGCGCGGCCGGTTCGATGCAATTCCGCAGGGGCATGCAGACAGTACTGCTCGCGGCATTGCTGGCAGCCGAGGGACAGATCGTCTCGGTCGGCGCGCTCGCCGAGGACCTGTGGGGAGGGGACCAGCCCGAGTCGGCGGAGAACGCGTTGCAGGCGCACGCCAGCCGGTTACGCCGCAAGCTGCAGATGCTCGAACCCGGCCGCAAGCAGACCCGGCTGGTCTCCCAGACCGGCGGGTACCGGCTCGATCTGACCGGCGCACGGGTGGACGCGATGGCGTTCTACGACGAGATCTCCGCCGTGCGGGCCGACCCGGACATGGCCCCCACCGAGGTCATCCGGCGGCTGCGCGGCGCTCTCGCGCTGTGGCGGGGTCCCGTCTTCGGTGGCGTCACCGTCGGGGTCGCCGCCCAGGCCGCCGCCGCGCGCCTGAGCGCCACCCGCATCTCGGTGCTGGAGCTGCTCTTCGACACCGAGCTCAAGCTGGGCCAGCACAGCACCATCATCCCGGAACTCACCGAGCTGGTCCGGGGCGAGACCCTCAACGAGCGCCTGTGCGAGCTGCTGATGGTGGCGCTGTACCGCTCCGGGCGGCAGACCGACGCGCTCAACGCCTACCAGCGGATGCGCCACCGCATGGCCGAGGAGCTCGGGGTCGACCCGTCACCCATGCTGCGTAACCACGAGCGGGCGATCCTCGCGCACGACCGCTGCCTGCTGCTGCGCGAGGACCACCGGCGGCTGCGGGCCACCGCCTGACCCGGCGGCGAAGCCGTCCGGCCCGACCCTTCAGCGAGCTGTCAGGCGCCGGTCAGCGCGATTCGCGACCGTATCGGCAT includes:
- a CDS encoding cytochrome P450: MTTESVDHILDWPFSRPSSGTVPPLLDELREQPPCRVRLPAGTVDEQIAWLVTRHADVRQALMDPRLSADETLPGAPLRIQVPQEHRPSSFLRMDDPEHGRLRGMIASNFTARRVRGMRADIQQLTDQLLDDLATRDRPADLHEVFSRKLPTLVVARLLGVPDEDSPFFVEHTRITISQEDPAAAFAAYQRITGYLGELARRKLAEPGDDLISALARDHLATGAITLDELVGVARLVLVAGHETTTNQIALNVLSLLLDAELRATVLADPDELVPRYVEEAMRYWSISQDAILRLAVEDIELSGVRIAKGEPVVISIPAGNHDPAVFPCPGRIDVHRDTSEHLQWGIGPHRCQGAPLATLEMEIALRTLFTRFPRLALATDDPAPLFRRGTVFHGITTLPVTW
- a CDS encoding AfsR/SARP family transcriptional regulator → MQTVLLAALLAAEGQIVSVGALAEDLWGGDQPESAENALQAHASRLRRKLQMLEPGRKQTRLVSQTGGYRLDLTGARVDAMAFYDEISAVRADPDMAPTEVIRRLRGALALWRGPVFGGVTVGVAAQAAAARLSATRISVLELLFDTELKLGQHSTIIPELTELVRGETLNERLCELLMVALYRSGRQTDALNAYQRMRHRMAEELGVDPSPMLRNHERAILAHDRCLLLREDHRRLRATA
- a CDS encoding MFS transporter; translated protein: MTQTTDVPLPPSTAAGIGARLDRLPVIGAHRAMTALIGAGLFFDYFDSNLSGTVSKVLQLEFGVTGTTLSLFLASGFIGQFAGSILFGRWSDLLGRRRAFLVNMLVYSVFTLAGAFAPSAGWLIALRFLAGVGIGAEQTLADCFLTEVLPARRRGRLIAWAYTLAFCGVPAVGFAALRLVPHEYLGLAGWRWVFLLGALGTVPVWVLRRRLIESPRWLAARGRHAEADRLVRGWEAAAGVASPPPDPDPPGAGTADAGAPGFRALFQRRYARRTVVLWTFCFLSVVAYYGFGTLAPQVLAAKGVDVVHGLAFTALSFLGYPIGSLLAVPIIDRVERRTLICLSAALMAVSGLVFGAATGAAAVVAAGLCYTLLSNVFSTASHVYLAEQYPTRFRTTAAGAAYSLSRLGAAVLPFALLPVLQHAGAGAMFGVVAAATAVLVLTVLLLGERTTGVPADAPR
- a CDS encoding MFS transporter; translation: MTDTAESATRTATPGTSPPQDTGPAARWITMPVILAATFMIALDFFIVNVAIPSTQRELDATPAQIQYVIGGYWLSLAVVLILCGRLGDLYGRKRMFLLGLALFVIASTVCGAAPTAGVLVGARVAQGLSAALVMPQGLAILGVVFTGERRARAFTAYAMTLGLASVCGQLLGGLLIQADLFGLGWRSCYLLNVPIGVVTLVLALRFIPESRAHGRPKLDVLGTALVTLSLVAVVLPLVEGRERGWPWWTWFLLADGVLLLAVFAAHQRRSLRTGGAPLVDVRLFGMRAFSIGLVATVLFNMTMGSFFLFLAIYLQDGRGMSALESGLIFTPIAIGYFGASLAAEPLARRLGRHVLTLGAVVMAVGLVLTWETVHSIGVGGNQLALLPAFLLSGAGMGFVLAPLTNTVLADIDPQYAGSASGVLTTSQQVGGAIGVAVVGVVFYNSLGTSTAPADVSPAFLNSLVWLAGFTVAIGLLIQFMPRHHTATTTD
- a CDS encoding alpha/beta fold hydrolase; its protein translation is MPYLDTTDGTTLFYQDGGTGPAVVLLSSASMSSVMWEVPMAGLTTAGRRCVAYDRRGHGRSDQPWNGYDYDTLADDLAAVLDHLDLTGVTLVGCALGAGEIVRYLARHGSRRVARIALLATTTPLLLRTGTNPDGVDAAVLHQMLAGIQADRAGFTHDIAGPFFVGAQASAADVPLSPAAVAAIEAAAMQASLRATTEVYRTLFTTDQHADLAAVDVPALVVHGDADPFAPFELCGARTAELLGDARLVPYEKGSHGMVFTHAARLTEDLIAFTAA
- a CDS encoding TetR/AcrR family transcriptional regulator, giving the protein MGHNNIAITPAERIKTAALRRIAGHGPAGLDLPAIAADAGVPAEDLHEHFGDRSGLLTAMILDAYNAMGQAAEESDRKACGQDAAPLQRWVAICRAARAWAQAHPEEYKLIWGPPLPEYSAPPETMIAGARTALTLIAVVRAADSLNQLQSDPGVQFSAGMQRNVQMLGSGMIAGVPDDVIARLLVVWTQLLGAISFAVYGHVNGFAADPAAFFDYAAENMGRYVGLRG